The genomic DNA GTAAGGGAATCCCGCCGCGCCTGGGCATAGAGGTCCTCGTAGGCCGCGGCCCGCCGCAGGGGCTCGCCCAGCACCGGCAGCGCCTCCTGGACCGTGGTCAGCTCCTCCTCCCGGAAGGGCCGGCCGCGCCGCAGGAGCAGCAGCCGCCGCTGGCTGCCGGTCTGGGCCACCGGCCACAGATGGGAGTGAAAGCCCGCGCCGGGCACCGGCGGCGCACCGGCAAGGCCAGTGCGCTCATCGAGGAGCTCTTCGGCGCAGGCCATCTCCTGCCGGCGCTGGGGCCCATGGCTGGAGCACACCAGACACCGGCGGCTGCTGCCGCCGTCTTCGTAGGCGAGCAGGGAATGCTCGACCCGGGGCATGAGCCATACCGAAAAGGACTCGGCCACCGAGGTCAGGTCAGTGGCGCCGGCCAGCCGGTGATGGAGCTCGTTCAAACGGGCCAGGTGCTCAGTCTGTTGCTTGTAGCGCTCCAGCTGGGCCAGCAGACCGGCAAGGTCGGGGCCCTCCCCGGACAGAACCGGGCAATCCGTCTCGGCAAGCTGCGCATGGATGGCTTTCATGGCTCTTTGCAGCGGCGGCAGGCCGCCCCCTCCGTCTTTACTCTCATGGATCGGCCGCTCAGACGAAAAACCTAAGCAAAAACCGCAGCCCTGGGCGGCAGCGCCGCCCTGGTCGCCCTCTGCGGACGACAACTTTGCGATTTCCATGCCAATCGTAGGGGAAAAAGGCGCCGGGGGGAAAGAAGGCCCCGGTCAAGGGGGGCGAGGGGGCGGCTGGTCGGGCGGCCGCGGCACTGCTGGCGCCAGCCGGCAGGATTTGCCGGCCGGGCCGGTCGGATCTTGCCCAGCAGCACCCTCGTGCTGCCAAGCGTCAGAACAGCTTACGGTCCGCCAGGATTCCTGACACCGGCCGGGCCCTCAGTCGTCCCGGCGGCCGCCGATGAACTCCTCCAGCATGCGGAAGGCCTCATCGTCGGTGAACTGCTCGGGCGGGTGCTTCATGAGAAAGGCGCTCGGCGAGCGCAAGGCCCCCCCCCGGCCCCGATCCAGGGCCAGCTTGCAGCAGCGGATGGCGTCGATGGCCACCCCGGCCGAGTTGGGGGAGTCCTCCACAGACAGCCGCAGCTCCAGGTTCATGGGCACATCCCCAAAGAGGCGCCCTTCCATGCGGATGAAGCAGACCTTGTTGTCGTTTTGCCAGGGGACGTAGTCGGAAGGGCCGATGTGGATATTGTCCGGCGGCAGGCGGTGGCCGGGCCCCGCCAGCACCGCCGCGGGCGTGGACTCAGTCTTGGAGGCGAGGCGGCTGCGGTTGAGCATGTTCAGAAAGTCGGTATTGCCGCCAGTATTGAGCTGGTAGGTGCGATCCAGCCGCACCCCCCGCTTGTGGAAGAGATCGGTCAGGGCCCGGTGGGTAATGGTGGCCCCCAGTTGGGCCTTGATGTCATCGCCGATGATCGGCAGGCCTCGGGCGGCGAAGCGACCAGCCCAGTCCGGGTTGCTGGCGATGAAGACCGGCATGTTGTTGATGAAGGCGACCCCGGCCTCCAGGGCGCAGGTGGCGTAGAAGCGGGTCGCCTCCTCCGAGCCCACCGGCAAGTAGTTGAGCAGGATCTCGGCCCCCGA from Thermodesulfobacteriota bacterium includes the following:
- a CDS encoding inositol-3-phosphate synthase produces the protein MSTIRIAIAGVGNCASSLIQGIAHYRGKDAGEAVGLMHWEIGGFAPGAIEVVAAFDIDQRKVGRDVAEAIFAPPNCTARFCPQIPRTGVPVTMGRVLDGLSEHMRHFRPERTFLLAGEPEPDQARVVQILRESGAEILLNYLPVGSEEATRFYATCALEAGVAFINNMPVFIASNPDWAGRFAARGLPIIGDDIKAQLGATITHRALTDLFHKRGVRLDRTYQLNTGGNTDFLNMLNRSRLASKTESTPAAVLAGPGHRLPPDNIHIGPSDYVPWQNDNKVCFIRMEGRLFGDVPMNLELRLSVEDSPNSAGVAIDAIRCCKLALDRGRGGALRSPSAFLMKHPPEQFTDDEAFRMLEEFIGGRRDD
- a CDS encoding GGDEF domain-containing protein, whose product is MKAIHAQLAETDCPVLSGEGPDLAGLLAQLERYKQQTEHLARLNELHHRLAGATDLTSVAESFSVWLMPRVEHSLLAYEDGGSSRRCLVCSSHGPQRRQEMACAEELLDERTGLAGAPPVPGAGFHSHLWPVAQTGSQRRLLLLRRGRPFREEELTTVQEALPVLGEPLRRAAAYEDLYAQARRDSLTGLANRRVFEENVPAILESARRHGTPVTLASMDLDFFKLVNDTCGHAVGDLVLQQVASILTALVRGSDLLVRMGGDEFLLVLPNTDAEAAHHLAERLGLAVRQLARQTPGCEQLGISIGIAEWQPAMSREEWLQAADDALYRAKAAGRPKRPPELRCV